The Oncorhynchus masou masou isolate Uvic2021 chromosome 31, UVic_Omas_1.1, whole genome shotgun sequence genome includes a region encoding these proteins:
- the LOC135523886 gene encoding LOW QUALITY PROTEIN: transcription factor Sox-9-A-like (The sequence of the model RefSeq protein was modified relative to this genomic sequence to represent the inferred CDS: inserted 1 base in 1 codon), giving the protein MNLLDPFLKMTDEQDKCLSDAPSPSMSEDSAGSPCPSGSGSDTENTRPSENGLLMGPDGPLVEFKKDDDDKFPVCIRDAVSQVLKGYDWTLVPMPVRVNGSSKNKPHVKRPMNAFMVWAQAARRKLADQYPHLHNAELSKTLGKLWRLLNEGEKRPFVEEAERLRVQHKKDHPDYKYQPRRRKSMKNGQSESEDGSEQTHISPGAIFKALQQADSPASSIGEVHSPGEHSGQSQGPPTPPTTPKTDIQVGKVDLKREGRPLQEGTGRQLNIDFRDVDIGELSSDVISHIDTFDVNEFDQYLPPXGHPGAPGTAAGQVSYNGTYGISSSAVSQAAGGTAGHSWMTKTQSQQQHSLTTLGSGGEQGQNQRTPTHIKTEQLSPSHYNDQQNSSPPQHVTYGSFNLQHYSSSSYPSITRAQYDFSDHQGGTNSYYSHAAGGQGSGLYSFSSYMSPSQRPMYTPIADTAGVPSVPQTLSPQHHWDQQPVYTQLSRP; this is encoded by the exons ATGAATCTACTCGACCCCTTCCTGAAAATGACAGACGAACAAGACAAATGTCTCTCTGACGCACCGAGCCCGAGCATGTCCGAGGACTCTGCGGGATCCCCGTGCCCTTCCGGCTCTGGCTCAGACACCGAGAACACCAGACCTTCGGAGAACGGTCTGCTGATGGGTCCGGACGGTCCCCTCGTCGAGTTCAAGAAGGACGACGATGACAAGTTCCCCGTGTGCATCCGCGACGCTGTGTCCCAGGTGCTGAAGGGCTACGACTGGACCCTGGTGCCAATGCCAGTCCGAGTGAACGGATCTAGTAAGAACAAGCCCCACGTCAAGAGACCAATGAACGCGTTTATGGTTTGGGCGCAAGCCGCTCGGAGAAAATTGGCTGATCAGTACCCTCATCTGCATAACGCGGAGCTGAGCAAAACTCTGGGGAAACTATGGAG GCTTCTCAATGAGGGAGAGAAGCGTCCGTTCGTGGAGGAGGCAGAGCGCTTGAGGGTACAGCACAAGAAAGACCACCCCGACTACAAGTACCAGCCCCGGCGAAGGAAGTCCATGAAGAACGGACAAAGCGAGTCTGAGGACGGCAGCGAGCAGACGCACATATCGCCAGGAGCGATCTTCAAGGCGCTCCAGCAAGCTGACTCTCCAGCCTCTAGCATAGGAGAAGTGCACTCCCCGGGAGAACACTCAG gccAGTCCCAAGGgccccccacccctcccaccACACCTAAGACCGACATCCAAGTGGGAAAGGTGGACCTGAAGCGTGAGGGTCGCCCCTTACAGGAAGGCACGGGCCGTCAGCTCAACATTGATTTCCGGGATGTGGACATCGGTGAGCTGAGCAGCGACGTAATCTCCCACATCGATACCTTCGATGTCAACGAGTTTGACCAGTACCTGCCCC ACGGTCACCCAGGCGCTCCTGGCACTGCCGCTGGCCAGGTCTCCTACAACGGTACCTATGGCATCAGCAGCTCCGCAGTCAGCCAGGCAGCAGGGGGCACCGCAGGGCACAGCTGGATGACCAAGACCCAGAGTCAGCAGCAGCACTCCCTGACCACGCTGGGTAGTGGAGGGGAGCAGGGCCAGAACCAGAGGACCCCCACACACATCAAGACAGAGCAGCTGAGCCCCAGCCACTACAACGATCAGCAGAACTCCTCCCCCCCGCAGCACGTCACCTACGGCTCCTTCAACCTGCAACACTACAGCTCTTCCTCCTACCCCTCCATCACCCGCGCCCAGTATGACTTTTCTGACCACCAGGGCGGCACCAACTCCTACTACAGCCACGCAGCTGGGGGCCAGGGCTCAGGGCTCTACTCCTTCAGCAGCTACATGAGCCCCAGCCAGAGGCCCATGTACACCCCCATCGCAGACACAGCAGGAGTGCCCTCCGTGCCACAGACCCTCAGTCCCCAGCATCACTGGGACCAGCAGCCAGTGTACACACAGCTCTCCCGGCCCTGA